A section of the Neofelis nebulosa isolate mNeoNeb1 chromosome 12, mNeoNeb1.pri, whole genome shotgun sequence genome encodes:
- the HINT2 gene encoding adenosine 5'-monophosphoramidase HINT2 isoform X1 — translation MAVVCRLRGGPHLGRRPGLPAGRRRDSAAEGKMAAALVVAAGLRVARGAVALVGPRGAQVRGAAGVTDGNEVSKAQQAAPQGAAPTIFSRILDRSLPADILYEDQQCLVFRDVAPQAPVHFLVIPKKPIPRISQAEEEDQQLLGHLLLVAKKTAKAEGLGDGYRLVINDGKLGSQSVYHLHIHVLGGRQLQWPPG, via the exons ATGGCCGTCGTTTGCCGGCTCCGTGGCGGCCCCCACCTCGGGCGACGGCCGGGCCTGCCTGCTGGCCGGAGGAGAGATTCGGCGGCTGAGGGCAAGATGGCGGCGGCCCTGGTGGTGGCCGCCGGGCTGCGCGTGGCGCGTGGGGCTGTAGCGCTGGTGGGGCCGCGGGGGGCGCAG GTCCGAGGAGCTGCAGGTGTGACCGATGGAAATGAAGTGTCGAAGGCCCAGCAGGCAGCTCCTCAGGGAGCAGCCCCAACTATCTTCTCCCGGATCCTGGATCGAAGCCTCCCAGCTGACATTTTGTATGAGGACCAGCAG TGTCTCGTATTCCGTGATGTGGCCCCTCAGGCTCCTGTGCACTTCCTGGTCATTCCTAAGAAGCCCATTCCTCGGATTAGCCAGGCTGAAGAAGAAGACCAGCAG cTTCTAGGACATCTTCTCCTTGTGGCTAAGAAGACAGCAAAGGCTGAGGGGCTGGGAGATGGATACCGACTTG TGATCAATGATGGGAAGCTGGGCTCACAGTCCGTGTATCATCTGCACATTCATGTACTTGGGGGCCGACAGCTCCAGTGGCCTCCAGGTTGA
- the HINT2 gene encoding adenosine 5'-monophosphoramidase HINT2 isoform X2 — protein MAVVCRLRGGPHLGRRPGLPAGRRRDSAAEGKMAAALVVAAGLRVARGAVALVGPRGAQVRGAAGVTDGNEVSKAQQAAPQGAAPTIFSRILDRSLPADILYEDQQCLVFRDVAPQAPVHFLVIPKKPIPRISQAEEEDQQLLGHLLLVAKKTAKAEGLGDGYRLAPFQ, from the exons ATGGCCGTCGTTTGCCGGCTCCGTGGCGGCCCCCACCTCGGGCGACGGCCGGGCCTGCCTGCTGGCCGGAGGAGAGATTCGGCGGCTGAGGGCAAGATGGCGGCGGCCCTGGTGGTGGCCGCCGGGCTGCGCGTGGCGCGTGGGGCTGTAGCGCTGGTGGGGCCGCGGGGGGCGCAG GTCCGAGGAGCTGCAGGTGTGACCGATGGAAATGAAGTGTCGAAGGCCCAGCAGGCAGCTCCTCAGGGAGCAGCCCCAACTATCTTCTCCCGGATCCTGGATCGAAGCCTCCCAGCTGACATTTTGTATGAGGACCAGCAG TGTCTCGTATTCCGTGATGTGGCCCCTCAGGCTCCTGTGCACTTCCTGGTCATTCCTAAGAAGCCCATTCCTCGGATTAGCCAGGCTGAAGAAGAAGACCAGCAG cTTCTAGGACATCTTCTCCTTGTGGCTAAGAAGACAGCAAAGGCTGAGGGGCTGGGAGATGGATACCGACTTG CTCCATTTCAGTGA